In the Drosophila takahashii strain IR98-3 E-12201 chromosome 3R, DtakHiC1v2, whole genome shotgun sequence genome, one interval contains:
- the LOC108064465 gene encoding ankyrin repeat and fibronectin type-III domain-containing protein 1 isoform X3 → MEFLLPHSRTESQANSQSQLCISRHSQPKNAKLRDDHDETGSSEPDSPPLGDENASANGQLSVHRQPVQLRSKIPGNTPHPRASKMSKKQLKLAQAQLDKLTQSNLHLHALFSAVEHGHLEKARTILESTDVDVNSINNDGLSALDLAVLSNNRSMTRMLLQHGAMEGSQFSVDTIGTKLNGLLKDAESRIHDLSGPEGLCPPMFASRPSISSIIIGNSSASVTGCTGSEVEKQIGIWERRVKGLRRLQLGWDQARPPDAPASVVVDVTGDNSISVQILEPFEGAIGTKFKVQWSTRADFNNVVGESELLEWISFHGTMGAQCHISGLTQGRRYFLRAACGNVKGWGAYRTSVPASVVPSTWRDLDNREDRFVGRHRILDNLFTAVRLARPADVSELTLDPASAQRRNPKKKTTIKQLFSVTSKFQKTLRRGIYFSCIIHCDDKVLVTSEDFPPVIEVDESYPSALHMDYYWLMKVACTWEDVKSLRSDMERNLTSAVHFRTKLLSAVCQMQSALGITDLGQLYYKPLRDAQGTVVLTCVQSVKSQKAVSILNSRWLPVSKLQKKLGALHEDYTINELLISSIGDQLHYQQAALQRLEPGLYLGYLKMQCSMDQIQVVVPVKTPNVLPHCKVRENSHITAEEWQVLHRCSGDPLRLPLDFSSQGGDSACGGTATTEVQRLFLYDLTNAMHKLFASMNIKAKDATTHRLYDVEVIEHSPDISFLVVCPSAESSCAVPGQSELLLQRDDLASLSIQAFEMIHLRTYQPAIIQKYARLSCILELDTALATHALREAFSSSELQAAKERLATLQELSSSLTIVWKSVRWLMDVVAYARNKNAQPSLAMREILDFSQQRQDEAVAGSSAGSTSKQLLQLPIRESKFSKTGQGRGSWPGPGTNEDPTQRKPEHSKSEQNLELSVITPVEPATKPVPTPQQQSQQQQQQLLQVSTTSEYAGSICSEVSFRKNSGDSMSSTYTSRSFYSAVDSASDGNSTNSVFAIPPSRSDDTLADALRHSQAVAAQRKRTSSNIGPQTNPLITVHSSNSAPYLAGSSVSLRSGNGAFATDLEHKPLKPATKASSSANLREGGPYLKSTLAELRAVGGEEPVASTSKASSMKSLSRQSSEEDSASCSSLNAEQTPGIIQVYTAYNTGLASGTSLKLHVTPKTTAREVINLVVKQLNMAVVLKGNNGPVYGPEMLENFCLVAVIGARERCLRDDFKPLQLQNPWKKGRLYVRKKHELLAAIEHSNRKSHLI, encoded by the exons ATGGAGTTCCTTCTGCCGCACTCGCGAACCGAATCGCAGGCGAATTCCCAATCGCAGCTCTGCATTTCGCGGCACTCGCAGCCCAAGAATGCCAAGCTGCGGGATGATCACGACGAGACGGGCTCCTCGGAGCCGGATTCACCGCCGCTGGGCGATGAGAATGCCTCGGCGAATGGACAACTGTCGGTGCACAGGCAGCCGGTACAGCTGCGCAGTAAAATCCCGGGCAACACACCGCATCCGCGGGCCAGCAAAATGTCCAAGAAACAGCTGAAGTTGGCCCAGGCCCAGCTGGACAAGCTGACGCAGAGCAATCTGCACTTGCATG CTCTGTTCTCGGCGGTGGAGCATGGTCATCTGGAGAAGGCAAGGACTATTCTAGAGTCCACCGACGTTGATGTGAATAG CATCAATAACGACGGACTATCCGCTTTGGACTTGGCCGTTCTCAGCAATAATCGCTCCATGACCAGGATGCTGCTCCAGCATGGCGCCATGGAGGGCTCTCAAT TCTCCGTGGACACCATCGGCACCAAGCTGAACGGCCTGCTCAAGGACGCCGAGTCGCGGATTCACGATCTGAGTGGACCGGAGGGTCTGTGCCCGCCCATGTTCGCCTCGCGTCCCTCCATCTCGAGCATCATAATTG GCAATTCAAGCGCCTCGGTGACCGGCTGCACGGGCAGCGAGGTGGAGAAGCAGATCGGCATCTGGGAGCGCCGCGTGAAGGGACTGCGCCGCCTGCAGCTCGGCTGGGATCAGGCCAGGCCACCAGATGCCCCCGCCTCGGTGGTCGTCGACGTCACCGGCGACAATTCCATCAGCGTCCAAATCCTAGAGCCCTTCGAGGGGGCCATTGGCACGAAATTCAAAG TCCAATGGTCGACCCGCGCGGATTTCAACAACGTTGTGGGCGAGAGTGAGTTGCTGGAGTGGATCAGCTTCCATGGCACGATGGGCGCCCAGTGCCACATATCGGGCCTCACCCAGGGTCGTCGCTACTTCCTGAGAGCCGCCTGCGGAAATGTCAAGGGCTGGGGTGCCTATCGAACTTCGGTGCCCGCCAGTGTGGTGCCCTCTA CTTGGAGGGACTTGGACAATCGGGAGGATCGATTCGTGGGCCGACACCGCATCCTGGACAATCTGTTCACCGCCGTGCGACTGGCCAGACCCGCCGACGTCTCCGAGTTGACCTTGGATCCAGCGAGCGCCCAAAGGCGCAATCCTAAGAAGAAGACCACCATCAAGCAGCTGTTCTCGGTCACCTCCAAGTTCCAAAAGACACTGAGACG CGGCATTTACTTCTCTTGCATAATCCACTGCGACGATAAAGTTCTGGTCACCAGCGAGGACTTTCCGCCGGTCATCGAGGTGGACGAGTCCTATCCCAGTGCCCTGCACATGGATTACTACTGGCTGATGAAGGTGGCCTGCACCTGGGAGGATGTCAAGTCTCTCCGTTCCGACATGGAGCGCAATCTCACGTCCGCCGTTCACTTCCGCACCAAGCTTCTGTCGGCCGTCTGCCAGATGCAATCGGCGCTGGGCATCACGGATTTGGGTCAGCTGTACTACAAACCACTGCGGGATGCCCAAGGCACCGTGGTGCTGACCTGTGTGCAGTCGGTGAAGAGCCAGAAGGCCGTCTCCATCCTGAACTCGCGTTGGCTGCCGGTCAGCAAGCTGCAGAAGAAGCTGGGTGCTCTGCACGAGGACTACACCATCAACGAGCTGCTCATCTCCTCGATTGGCGATCAGCTGCACTACCAGCAGGCGGCGCTGCAGCGACTGGAGCCGGGTCTCTACCTGGGCTACCTGAAGATGCAGTGCTCCATGGACCAGATCCAGGTGGTGGTGCCCGTGAAGACGCCCAATGTCCTGCCCCACTGCAAGGTGCGCGAGAATAGTCACATTACTGCAGAGGAATGGCAGGTGCTCCACCGCTGCAGTGGCGATCCTCTCCGCCTGCCGCTGGACTTTAGCTCTCAAGGAGGTGATTCAGCCTGTGGAGGAACAGCTACCACCGAGGTGCAGCGGCTATTCCTGTACGATCTCACCAATGCTATGCACAAGCTGTTCGCGAGCATGAACATCAAGGCCAAGGATGCCACCACCCATCGGCTGTACGACGTGGAGGTGATCGAGCACAGTCCGGACATTAGTTTCCTGGTCGTCTGCCCCTCCGCCGAATCCTCGTGCGCCGTGCCCGGCCAGTcggagttgctgctgcagcgggATGACCTGGCCAGTCTGAGTATCCAGGCCTTCGAGATGATTCACCTGCGCACCTATCAGCCGGCCATTATTCAAAAGTACGCCCGTCTATCCTGCATCCTCGAGTTGGACACCGCTTTGGCCACTCATGCGCTTCGCGAGGCTTTCTCCAGCAGCGAACTGCAGGCGGCCAAGGAGCGTTTGGCCACGCTGCAGGAGCTGAGCTCGAGCCTCACGATTGTGTGGAAGAGCGTGCGCTGGCTAATGGATGTGGTGGCCTATGCGAGGAACAAGAATGCACAACCCTCGCTGGCGATGCGAGAAATCCTGGATTTTTCACAGCAGCGGCAGGATGAAGCGGTGGCTGGATCATCGGCGGGTTCCACTAGCAaacagctgctgcagctgcccaTTCGTGAAAGTAAATTCTCCAAGACTGGTCAAGGCAGGGGCAGTTGGCCAGGTCCGGGAACCAACGAGGATCCCACGCAGCGCAAGCCGGAGCACTCAAAATCGGAGCAGAATCTAGAGCTGAGTGTTATTACGCCGGTGGAACCTGCGACCAAACCAGTTCCTACTCCGCAGCAGCAatcgcaacagcagcaacagcaacttttGCAAGTTTCCACCACCAGCGAATATGCGGGCTCCATTTGCTCGGAAGTTTCCTTCCGCAAGAACAGCGGCGACTCCATGAGCTCCACCTACACGTCTCGCAGCTTCTACTCCGCCGTGGATTCCGCCTCGGATGGAAATAGCACAAACAGTGTGTTTGCCATTCCGCCCTCGCGATCCGACGACACCTTGGCGGATGCACTGCGTCACTCGCAGGCGGTGGCTGCCCAACGCAAGCGAACCAGCTCCAATATCGGTCCCCAGACCAATCCCCTGATCACGGTGCACAGCTCCAACTCGGCTCCGTATCTGGCTGGATCCAGTGTATCCTTAAGAAGCGGCAATGGAGCCTTCGCCACGGATCTGGAGCACAAGCCACTGAAGCCAGCGACCAAGGCATCCTCCAGTGCGAATCTACGCGAGGGAGGACCCTATTTGAAGAGCACCCTGGCCGAGCTGCGGGCAGTGGGCGGCGAGGAGCCGGTGGCCAGCACCTCGAAGGCCTCGTCGATGAAGAGCTTGTCGCGGCAGAGCAGCGAAGAGGACTCCGCCAGCTGTTCCAGCCTCAACGCCGAGCAGACGCCGGGGATTATTCAGGTGTATACCGCCTACAATACGGGACTGGCCAGTGGAACCAGCCTGAAGCTGCACGTAACACCCAAGACGACGGCCCGGGAGGTGATCAACCTGGTGGTGAAGCAACTCAACATGGCCGTCGTGCTTAAGGGAAACAACGGGCCCGTCTACGGACCCGAGATGCTGGAGAACTTTTGCCTGGTGGCGGTGATTGGAGCTAGGGAACGGTGCCTGCGGGATGACTTCAAGCCGTTGCAGCTGCAGAATCCCTGGAAAAAGGGGCGTCTGTACGTCCGCAAGAAGCACGAGTTGCTGGCGGCCATCGAGCACTCCAACCGGAAATCGCATTTGATCTGA